A stretch of the Aegilops tauschii subsp. strangulata cultivar AL8/78 chromosome 4, Aet v6.0, whole genome shotgun sequence genome encodes the following:
- the LOC109762619 gene encoding uncharacterized protein, translating to MDEVVERHHGRRPELRGLSGGGGADLISALPTDLLLQVLVRLRCARAAARTGVLSRRWRGLWSRLPDLTFRDVAPGPLLAVLSSLGPGGASLSLLDIRVPLQHRATVRADQTSSLLRAAARLSPAALRFATSQCLEEPFVDVDLSHYFQRAASIELRGQHLRFADPRWELPALESLSLAGCLIDLAVLIPLCPRLRVLRAAGVFVGNDAITVLSSSLQELVVESNSTVTHHIHVEAPLLKQLMMSFHISGELNVSISAPMLEKVTWRCLYSKVTAGLGLWGLSGVRLLMEESNVQWVLPRVHVLCLLILAKVCFSPPCQSYWICD from the coding sequence ATGGATGAGGTCGTAGAACGCCATCATGGCAGACGTCCGGAGCTACGTGGTCTGAGCGGCGGTGGAGGAGCCGACCTCATCAGCGCCCTCCCGACGGACCTGCTTCTCCAGGTTCTCGTCCGCCTCCGCTGCGCCCGTGCCGCCGCGCGCACCGGCGTCCTCTCCCGCCGTTGGCGCGGCCTCTGGAGCCGCCTCCCGGACCTCACCTTTCGCGACGTCGCCCCCGGCCCGCTCCTAGCGGTGCTCTCGTCGCTCGGACCCGGTGGCGCGTCCCTCTCCCTGCTCGACATCCGCGTCCCCTTACAGCACAGGGCCACCGTCCGCGCGGACCAGACATCCTCGCTGCTCCGGGCCGCCGCGAGGCTGTCTCCGGCAGCGCTCCGCTTCGCCACCTCGCAGTGCCTAGAGGAGCCGTTCGTGGACGTGGACCTGTCACACTACTTCCAGCGCGCTGCCTCGATCGAGCTGCGCGGGCAGCACCTCCGCTTCGCCGACCCACGGTGGGAGCTCCCCGCGCTCGAGAGTCTGTCCCTCGCCGGCTGCCTCATCGATCTCGCCGTCTTGATCCCGCTCTGCCCACGCCTGCGCGTGCTGAGGGCGGCCGGCGTTTTTGTCGGCAACGACGCCATCACTGTCCTCTCATCGTCGCTGCAGGAGCTCGTAGTGGAGTCCAATAGCACAGTGACACACCATATCCACGTGGAGGCCCCCCTGCTCAAGCAACTGATGATGTCCTTCCACATCTCCGGCGAGCTCAACGTTTCAATCTCGGCACCAATGTTGGAGAAGGTCACGTGGCGGTGCTTGTATTCCAAAGTGACTGCTGGGCTTGGTCTTTGGGGCCTCTCGGGAGTGAGACTATTGATGGAGGAGAGCAATGTGCAGTGGGTTCTCCCTCGTGTCCATGTCCTTTGCCTGCTCATTCTTGCCAAAGTATGTTTCTCCCCTCCTTGTCAGTCTTACTGGATTTGCGACTAA
- the LOC141022058 gene encoding uncharacterized protein: MDEDRARRHCTPSEVGGGGADLISALPTDLLLQVLVRLGCTRAAARTSILSRRWRGLWTRLPGLTFRDVAPGPLLAALSSLGPSGVPLSLLDIHIPEAQVKVHVDRGPTWAGGRARRQSYRLQPYLHPSNQVSMLLRAAGRLSPAAFRFSHPHELENSYVDVDLSSCFRRATSIELDARFICFPNPQSEFPTLESLSISGCLVHLAVVVPLCPRLRVLRVHRAYLQGEVITVRSASLQEFSVENDIAGASTRRVDVEAPTLKQLTVFFRNSGDLSVSVLAPNVENVSWRCFYSSVRVGLGLWGLSGVRLQTKEGNNGQGQYQRDYRDAELAFAAEIEKHMFANFSGLELLGMHRFRTATRSLKVILQRFERKDGCPPDCPCDEPKNWRTQTISLTNLEKLDIIQFKGVDHEFDFLKLIFRCAPMLNKVTVELPKGFPTNDDWWTKIHNIFMAYPSVEGNASSTGPSSDYIEASTLSGHSAINVTVTPDSYLLLHESISAHRTPSLHSAMPPISAAINV; encoded by the exons ATGGACGAGGATAGAGCACGTCGTCATTGCACACCTTCGGAGGTAGGAGGCGGAGGAGCCGACCTCATCAGCGCCCTCCCAACGGACCTGCTCCTCCAGGTCCTCGTCCGCCTCGGCTGCACCCGCGCCGCCGCACGCACCAGCATCCTCTCCCGCCGGTGGCGCGGCCTCTGGACCCGCCTCCCGGGGCTCACCTTCCGCGACGTCGCGCCCGGCCCGCTACTAGCGGCTCTCTCCTCGCTCGGACCTAGTGGCgtgcccctctccctcctcgacaTCCACATCCCTGAAGCACAGGTCAAGGTGCATGTCGACCGCGGCCCTACATGGGCCGGTGGCCGAGCGAGAAGACAGAGTTACCGATTACAGCCCTATCTACATCCCAGCAACCAGGTCTCCATGCTGCTCCGCGCCGCCGGGAGGCTCTCGCCGGCGGCGTTCCGCTTCAGCCACCCGCACGAACTAGAGAACTCGTACGTCGACGTGGACCTGTCCAGCTGCTTCCGCCGTGCCACCTCCATCGAGCTGGACGCACGGTTCATCTGCTTCCCCAACCCACAGTCCGAGTTCCCCACGCTCGAGAGTCTATCGATCTCCGGTTGCCTTGTCCATCTCGCCGTTGTGGTTCCTCTCTGCCCGCGCCTACGCGTGCTCAGGGTGCATCGCGCTTACCTCCAGGGCGAAGTTATCACCGTTCGCTCGGCGTCGCTGCAGGAGTTCTCCGTGGAGAACGATATCGCCGGCGCATCAACGAGACGTGTGGACGTAGAGGCCCCCACGCTGAAGCAATTGACTGTGTTCTTCCGCAACAGTGGCGACCTCAGTGTCTCTGTTCTGGCACCGAATGTGGAGAATGTCTCGTGGCGGTGCTTCTATTCCAGCGTCAGGGTTGGGCTTGGTCTTTGGGGCCTCTCCGGAGTGAGATTACAGACCAAGGAGGGCAATAATGGACAGGGG CAGTATCAACGTGACTATCGAGATGCAGAGCTCGCATTTGCGGCGGAGATAGAGAAGCATATGTTTGCCAACTTCTCTGGTTTGGAG CTCCTTGGGATGCATCGATTTCGTACTGCGACACGAAGTCTTAAGGTCATCCTACAGAGATTTGAG AGGAAAGATGGATGTCCACCCGATTGTCCTTGTGATGAGCCTAAGAACTGGAGAACCCAGACTATCTCCCTGACCAATCTTGAGAAGCTGGATATCATACAATTCAAAGGGGTGGACCATGAGTTTGATTTCTTGAAACTGATATTTAGATGTGCGCCAATGCTTAACAAAGTGACCGTGGAGCTGCCAAAAGGGTTCCCAACAAATGATGATTGGTGGACAAAAATACACAACATCTTCATGGCATATCCTTCAGTGGAAGGCAAC GCATCTTCCACAGGCCCGTCTTCAGATTATATTGAGGCTTCTACCTTGTCTGGCCACTCTGCCATCAACGTCACCGTGACGCCAGACAGCTACCTCCTCCTGCacgagtccatctccgcgcatcggacGCCGAGCCTCCACAGCGCCATGCCGCCGATCTCCGCCGCCATCAATGTGTGA
- the LOC141021572 gene encoding protein TIFY 6a-like — protein MSMEIGSNHHHHHQGDETGDLMKPDSENPPGLLRGGAPATNRRQFQQAIPAPFVSFGQPTANTPMPHHQAQLRFHGHHGGSRSPLKSPGSNPSAADGVSSRNQHRFTAIGAAVSRSAVGVYAPSRSIRNPKSTLMTMFYNGAVNVFDVPVDKAQDIMVLAGRASVSSPPSAVQKSDSLVPANTSGFPVPGARKIIIQKPGETMAPHVSVISSPIPVVSQSPTISKSTPGYQNCTPAPTTYSGIPSSVVPPLSNAPSAQRMQQASTAVAAAIKPIAVHQSRKASLARFLEKRKDRVSSVTPYSLSKSPLASTGTLGSASTASKLSRADIAPSGNNCHESMSMDMYNDDSLAMSRRVVIELE, from the exons ATGTCCATGGAGATTGGAagcaaccaccaccaccaccaccaggggGACGAGACTGGCGATCTAATGAAGCCGGACTCAG AAAACCCCCCGGGACTGCTGCGAGGAGGAGCGCCTGCCACGAACCGGCGGCAGTTCCAGCAGGCCATTCCGGCGCCCTTTGTGTCATTCGGGCAGCCCACCGCCAACACGCCGATGCCCCATCATCAG GCGCAGCTCCGGTTCCACGGCCACCACGGCGGATCCAGGTCGCCGCTCAAGTCGCCTGGGAGCAACCCTAGTGCCGCCGATGGCGTCTCGTCCAGAAATCAGCACCGTTTCACCGCCATCGGTGCCGCCGTGTCCAGGTCTGCGGTTGGTGTCTACGCCCCAAG CCGGAGCATACGGAATCCAAAGTCAACACTAATGACTATGTTCTACAACGGCGCCGTCAACGTGTTCGACGTCCCGGTGGACAAG GCCCAGGACATTATGGTTTTAGCAGGCAGGGCTTCTGTTTCAAGCCCACCCAGTGCAGTCCAGAAATCTGATTCTCTTGTCCCGGCCAATACATCAGGATTTCCGGTGCCCGGGGCGAGGAAGATTATAATTCAGAAACCAGGAGAGACCATGGCACCTCATGTATCAGTCATTTCAAGTCCGATCCCCGTCGTGTCACAATCTCCGACGATCTCCAAGAGCACGCCAGGCTACCAAAATTGCACTCCAGCTCCGACGACATACTCAGGCATACCATCATCAGTTGTTCCGCCGCTAAGTAATGCACCCTCAGCTCAACGGATGCAACAAGCATCTACTGCTGTTGCAGCAGCTATTAAGCCAATTG CTGTCCATCAATCTCGGAAAGCATCTCTAGCCCGATTCTTGGAGAAGCGGAAAGACAG AGTTTCAAGTGTCACGCCATACTCATTGTCAAAGAGCCCGCTAGCGAGCACCGGTACCTTGGGCAGTGCGAGCACTGCAAGCAAGTTATCTCGTGCAGACATTGCTCCATCCGGCAACAATTGCCACGAGTCTATGAGCATGGACATGTACAATGATGATAGCTTAGCAATGTCCCGTAGGGTGGTTATTGAGTTGGAATAA
- the LOC109762618 gene encoding protein TIFY 6a, with amino-acid sequence MEIRSSHHPEEATGSLMRPGSDYPPGLLQRGGAAAAAAHRRQFQPIPAPFMSFRPPLADTPAPHHQGQLRFHGHGGPRPYHRPQPPPGSNPGAADGAASTTQQRFTANSAVYRSAVGVYAPSRRIWNPKSTLMTMFYNGAVNVFDVPVDKAQEIMVLASRASVSTPPRPTEIQKSGSHVPANTRFAVPDPRKAFATNVSTISSRIPAVPQAPTHSRSTPSGYQNYTPAPTTSSVAPSSVVPPVSRASSAQRPMQQASSVAVAEPIRPIAVRQSRKASLARFLEKRKERVSSATPYQLSKSPLESSGSLGSASTPSRLSSADNAPPNNNCQESMSYVSNDAMLAIPHRVVIELE; translated from the exons ATGGAGATTCGGAGCAGCCACCACCCGGAGGAGGCGACCGGCAGTCTAATGAGGCCGGGATCAG ACTACCCGCCGGGACTGCTGCAGCGAGGaggagcggctgcggctgcggcgcACCGGCGGCAGTTCCAGCCCATTCCGGCGCCCTTCATGTCATTCAGGCCGCCGCTTGCTGACACGCCGGCGCCCCATCATCAG GGGCAGCTCCGGTTCCACGGCCACGGCGGACCCAGGCCGTATCACCGGCCGCAGCCGCCGCCGGGGAGCAACCCAGGTGCCGCGGATGGCGCCGCGTCCACAACTCAGCAGCGTTTCACCGCCAACAGTGCCGTCTATAGGTCTGCGGTTGGCGTCTACGCCCCAAG CCGGCGCATATGGAATCCCAAGTCAACACTCATGACTATGTTCTACAACGGCGCCGTCAACGTGTTCGACGTCCCGGTGGACAAG GCCCAAGAGATTATGGTATTAGCAAGCAGGGCATCTGTTTCAACCCCACCCAGACCCACTGAAATTCAGAAATCAGGCTCCCATGTCCCTGCCAATACCAGATTTGCAGTGCCCGACCCGAGGAAGGCCTTTGCAACTAACGTATCCACCATTTCAAGTCGAATCCCCGCTGTGCCACAAGCTCCGACGCACTCCAGGAGCACGCCGTCAGGCTACCAAAATTACACTCCAGCTCCGACGACATCTTCAGTCGCACCATCATCAGTTGTTCCTCCGGTAAGTCGAGCATCTTCAGCGCAACGACCGATGCAACAAGCATCTTCAGTTGCCGTCGCAGAACCTATTAGGCCAATAG CTGTCCGTCAATCTCGGAAAGCATCTCTTGCCCGATTCTTGGAGAAGCGAAAAGAAAG AGTTTCAAGTGCCACGCCATACCAGTTGTCAAAGAGCCCGCTAGAGAGCAGCGGCAGCTTGGGCAGTGCGAGCACTCCAAGCAGGTTATCTAGCGCAGACAATGCTCCACCCAATAACAACTGCCAGGAGTCTATGAGCTATGTTAGCAATGACGCTATGTTGGCAATTCCCCATAGGGTGGTTATAGAGTTGGAATGA